The window ACGGGGAAAACCAACCAGTCACCGGGTATTCGGCGAGGCGGTCGCGCTCTTGGCCGGGAGCGCTCTCTTTGCCCTGGCGTTTGAGGTCCTGGCCGGGTGCCGCCGGGACGGAAGAAGCGCGCCGGACCGTACCCTGACCGTTCTGGAGGAGCTCTCCGCCGCCTGTGGCACCGCGGGATTGATCGGGGGCCAGGTGCTGGACGTGACCTCCGTCTTCCGGACCGTCGGCGAAGCAGAGCTCGAAGCCCTGCACCGCGCCAAGACCGGGGCATTGTTCCGAATGGCGGTGCGCTCCGGAGCGATCCTCGGCGGTGCGGGTCCGGGCCGACTGGAGCGGTTGACCGCGTTTGCCGAGCATTTCGGGTTGGCGTTTCAGATCACCGATGACATCCTGGACGTCACCGGGCAGGCGGAACAGACTGGAAAGCCAGCGGGCAGCGACGTGCGGAACAAAAAACACACCTACGTTTCCGTGTGCGGGCTGGAGACAGCCCGGCAACGTGGTGCCCAAAACTCTGCCGCCGCGCTGGCCGCCCTTGGGGAGTTTGGGCCCGAGGCGGATTTCCTGCGCCAGGCGGCGGTATTCATCGTATCACGGGAATTTTGAGCGGAAAAGGCGAAGTCAACGTTTAAGGGCCTATCCGGAGTCCGGGAGGCATTTAGGGAGATTTGCCCTGGTTCCGGCGGTGTGCTATGATTACATACCGTGGTCTGACCTCAAGAGTTGGTCGTCCGGGCGTTGCTGGAGAGTGTTGACTTTTGAGTTCTGACCCTAAAGGAATGATCACTTCTTGGGATTGCTGGACGGAATAAGCCACCTGACCGATTTCCGGGCGCTCGGCCCGGATCAGCTTGACGAACTGGCCGCCGAGCTCCGCGAGCTGATTGTTTCCACCGTGTCGCGCACCGGCGGTCATCTGGCTCCCAACCTGGGGGTCGTAGAACTGACCCTTGCTCTGCACTACGTCTTCCGGGCGCCCCAGGACAGGATCGTCTGGGATGTCGGCCACCAGAGCTACGTGCACAAAATCCTCACCGGACGCAAGCAGAAGTTTCACACCCTGCGCCAATTCGAAGGCTTGAGCGGGTTTCCGAACCGGAACGAGAGTGAGTTCGACTGCTTCGGCACCGGCCACAGCAGCACCTCGATTTCCGCCGCGCTGGGCATGGCGCTCGCCCGGGATTTGAACAGGGAGGACCGGAACGTGGTGGCCGTGATCGGAGACGGTGCGCTTTCGGGCGGGATGGCCTTCGAAGCGCTCAACCAGGCCGGTCACTTGGGCCGGCGGGTGATTGTCGTTTTGAACGACAACGAGATGTCCATCGCCAAAAACGTGGGGGCCATGGCCCGCT of the Bacillota bacterium genome contains:
- a CDS encoding polyprenyl synthetase family protein, producing the protein MLAKKANLIDEALHSYLPPASEAPPVIHEAMRYSVFAGGKRLRPALTLAAAQAVHAPERLVLPAACAVELIHTYSLIHDDLPAMDNDDLRRGKPTSHRVFGEAVALLAGSALFALAFEVLAGCRRDGRSAPDRTLTVLEELSAACGTAGLIGGQVLDVTSVFRTVGEAELEALHRAKTGALFRMAVRSGAILGGAGPGRLERLTAFAEHFGLAFQITDDILDVTGQAEQTGKPAGSDVRNKKHTYVSVCGLETARQRGAQNSAAALAALGEFGPEADFLRQAAVFIVSREF